From one Candidatus Binatia bacterium genomic stretch:
- a CDS encoding ATP-binding protein, protein MTQSADASSPTGPASRTAGRRLFAPGYVRVAALAAALVVVSVCGFDSVRGLGRPFPGFFVWENLFVPAIGASSWSGVRSGLPYQSWVLTADGRDVRTAADLEGVLHDKRVGDIVRYEVQKNGQRTIVNVPVETFTLRHYVESTGIFLFDALALMTLAVVMLYLKPVGADSASLSAFATALALFLATAIDLFGPYLFRRAYFFFAAAAPTTAFVVLSFFPIRRQRRAWETPVLALLAVLSVAFGVASNATFFGNRDALLLLDRLFHVYLASAILGSMLFFSWNFATTRDQNVRQRTKVVLLSSLGAFLPVLALVAVYAGFVDIPFNVLTVFFVAFPAGIGYAIAQHDLFDVDRLIKRAMAYLLLSAAVIVSYGLVISLLEALFENMTGAAQRLTSGLIVLVLLTLLNPSRDRLQALVDRLYDRRRYEYRDVVRNASRRFSSILDFEALVRSSLELIDETVQPLSAELVTVASDGVPVRRGALLYREGPGSPGTIVVADAAVPELAAVVDELRSADFFAGSIAPGSGRDGAVERVLATGMHLEGRETGFLVVGRKRAGGYHTGDDAELLRTISDQLAVALENAQAYDTIGRLNVDLGAKAAALEEANRELRDAQDQLIRAERLAAIGELSGAVAHAMRNPLAAIKMAADFGSMEFSEQAAGENFRDISSEAGRLEKRIRDLLDFSRPFEPRPERLDLHALVSRAVDVSRGRAAQKGIQLALDGEPVGVHVDGALFEQVVVELLANAIDASPERARVEVVTGGGGASANGSAWFSVTDHGSGIAEEKKPRIFELFFTTKKAGTGFGLATVKKIVDRHRGRIEVDSADGGGTRFTIHVPRA, encoded by the coding sequence ATGACCCAGAGCGCCGACGCGAGCAGTCCGACCGGCCCCGCCTCCCGCACCGCAGGCAGGCGGCTGTTCGCGCCCGGCTACGTTCGCGTCGCCGCCTTGGCGGCGGCGCTGGTCGTGGTCTCCGTCTGCGGCTTCGACTCGGTGCGCGGGCTCGGCCGCCCGTTCCCCGGATTCTTCGTCTGGGAGAACCTGTTCGTTCCGGCCATCGGTGCCTCCTCGTGGAGCGGCGTGCGCTCGGGGCTTCCTTACCAGTCGTGGGTGCTGACTGCGGACGGCCGCGACGTTCGCACGGCCGCCGACCTCGAAGGCGTGCTGCACGACAAGCGTGTCGGCGACATCGTCCGCTACGAAGTGCAGAAGAACGGCCAGAGGACGATCGTCAACGTGCCGGTCGAGACGTTCACGCTTCGCCATTACGTCGAGAGCACCGGGATCTTCCTCTTCGACGCGCTCGCGTTGATGACGCTGGCGGTCGTGATGCTCTACCTGAAGCCGGTCGGTGCCGACTCGGCATCGCTGTCTGCATTCGCGACGGCGCTGGCCCTGTTCCTGGCGACGGCGATCGATCTGTTCGGCCCTTATCTTTTCCGGCGCGCGTATTTTTTCTTTGCGGCCGCCGCACCGACGACGGCGTTCGTCGTGCTCAGCTTTTTTCCCATCCGCAGGCAGCGCCGCGCGTGGGAGACGCCGGTGCTTGCGCTGCTCGCGGTGCTGTCGGTCGCGTTCGGAGTCGCCTCGAACGCGACGTTTTTCGGAAACCGCGACGCGCTGCTGCTTCTCGACCGCCTGTTCCACGTCTACCTGGCCTCGGCGATCCTCGGCTCGATGCTGTTCTTCTCGTGGAACTTCGCGACGACGCGCGACCAGAACGTGCGGCAAAGGACCAAGGTCGTGCTGTTGTCGAGCCTGGGTGCTTTCCTGCCCGTGCTTGCGCTCGTGGCCGTGTACGCCGGTTTTGTCGACATCCCGTTCAACGTGCTGACGGTGTTCTTCGTCGCGTTCCCTGCGGGCATCGGTTACGCGATCGCGCAGCACGACCTCTTCGACGTCGACCGCCTGATCAAGCGCGCGATGGCGTACCTGCTGCTGAGCGCCGCGGTGATCGTCAGCTACGGCCTGGTGATCTCGCTGCTGGAGGCCCTGTTCGAGAACATGACCGGCGCCGCGCAGCGCCTGACGTCCGGCCTGATCGTGCTCGTGCTGCTGACGCTGCTCAATCCGAGCCGCGACCGCCTGCAGGCCCTCGTCGACCGCCTCTACGACCGCCGTCGCTACGAGTACCGCGACGTCGTGCGCAACGCTTCGAGGCGCTTCAGCTCCATCCTGGACTTCGAAGCGCTGGTTCGAAGCTCGCTCGAGCTGATCGACGAGACGGTGCAGCCGCTGTCGGCCGAGCTCGTCACCGTCGCAAGCGACGGCGTGCCGGTGCGGCGCGGCGCGCTGCTGTATCGCGAAGGTCCCGGGTCGCCGGGGACGATCGTGGTCGCCGACGCTGCCGTCCCGGAGCTCGCGGCCGTCGTCGACGAGCTGCGCAGCGCCGATTTCTTCGCCGGCTCCATCGCACCCGGCAGCGGGCGTGACGGAGCGGTCGAGCGCGTGCTCGCGACGGGCATGCACCTGGAAGGGCGCGAGACGGGTTTCCTCGTCGTCGGTCGAAAGCGCGCCGGCGGCTATCACACCGGAGACGATGCCGAGCTTTTGCGCACCATTTCGGACCAGCTCGCCGTCGCGCTCGAGAATGCGCAGGCCTACGACACGATCGGGCGCCTCAACGTCGATCTCGGAGCGAAAGCTGCGGCTCTCGAGGAAGCCAACCGCGAGCTGCGCGACGCCCAGGACCAGCTGATCCGCGCCGAGCGCCTTGCCGCCATCGGCGAGCTTTCGGGAGCCGTCGCCCACGCGATGCGCAACCCGCTGGCCGCGATCAAGATGGCGGCCGATTTCGGCAGCATGGAGTTCAGCGAGCAGGCGGCCGGCGAGAATTTCCGCGACATCAGCTCGGAAGCCGGCCGTCTCGAAAAACGCATTCGCGACCTGCTCGATTTCTCGCGGCCGTTCGAGCCGAGGCCCGAGCGGCTCGACCTTCACGCGCTGGTTTCGCGCGCCGTCGACGTTTCGCGAGGCAGGGCTGCGCAAAAAGGCATCCAGCTCGCGCTGGATGGCGAGCCCGTCGGCGTGCACGTCGATGGAGCGTTGTTCGAGCAGGTCGTCGTCGAGCTTCTCGCCAACGCGATCGACGCATCACCCGAGCGTGCCCGCGTCGAAGTGGTCACCGGAGGGGGCGGTGCGTCGGCCAACGGCAGTGCGTGGTTCTCGGTGACCGATCACGGCTCGGGCATCGCCGAAGAGAAAAAACCCCGCATCTTCGAGCTGTTCTTCACGACGAAAAAAGCCGGTACGGGCTTCGGTCTGGCCACCGTCAAGAAAATCGTCGACCGTCACCGTGGCAGGATCGAAGTCGACAGCGCCGACGGCGGCGGCACGCGCTTCACGATCCACGTGCCTCGCGCCTGA
- a CDS encoding sulfatase — protein MAGSPICSWRLLRRAPRSSCGRLVAATRRVALVVAAAVFACSCHPAQTKSVVLVTIDTLRADHVGLYGYGRATTPNIDRWFAKGRLYTHCWSAEASTTPSVVSLLTGLLPQQHGVRQLIQLLPQGQKILPELMPPAWQSAGFVSNMMLTTETSGIGSRFGYYDDFVDEKEKYRGNTYERDAARTTDAVLAWLDKPRDPSRPLLLWVHYMDPHGPYHPPDDWPRRFHHDSPLPIDVSRILPYEREPDVDDGLAYVDAYDEEIAYVDSQVGRLLEGVDQRLGGDSTLTILTADHGESLMDHEDWFRHAVQVYDTMTRVPLMLRGPGVQSGRSDLPTSGLDVAPTILAAAGAPPLPSTPDVDLRSGRGLDASRIIYTEASFPARDGGDQWRAAIQNNRKWAIGVRPGDCRAELRRYDLAADPDELTIKVWNEDGEAPRSLLRLCQQDPDPAGVPKTWAFGATLKGPKTATNADAEKLSGLKALGYAD, from the coding sequence ATGGCCGGAAGCCCGATCTGCTCCTGGCGGCTGCTCCGCCGCGCGCCGCGATCGTCGTGTGGCCGCCTGGTCGCAGCGACACGGCGCGTCGCCCTCGTTGTCGCGGCGGCGGTCTTCGCGTGCTCCTGCCACCCGGCACAGACGAAAAGCGTCGTCCTCGTCACGATCGACACTCTTCGCGCCGACCACGTCGGTCTCTACGGCTACGGGCGCGCGACCACGCCGAACATCGACCGCTGGTTCGCGAAGGGTCGTCTGTACACGCACTGCTGGTCGGCCGAGGCATCGACGACTCCGAGCGTCGTCAGCCTGCTGACGGGCCTGCTTCCGCAGCAGCACGGCGTGCGACAGCTCATCCAGCTCCTGCCCCAGGGTCAGAAGATCCTGCCGGAGCTGATGCCTCCCGCATGGCAGAGCGCGGGTTTCGTCTCGAACATGATGCTGACGACCGAAACCAGCGGCATCGGCTCGCGCTTCGGCTACTACGACGACTTCGTCGACGAGAAAGAGAAGTATCGCGGCAACACCTACGAGCGCGATGCCGCACGCACTACCGACGCCGTCCTGGCGTGGCTCGACAAACCGAGGGACCCGTCGCGCCCGCTGCTGCTGTGGGTGCACTACATGGACCCGCACGGTCCCTACCACCCGCCCGACGACTGGCCGCGGCGCTTCCATCACGATTCCCCGCTCCCGATCGACGTTTCGCGCATCCTCCCGTACGAGCGCGAGCCGGACGTCGACGACGGGCTCGCTTACGTCGACGCGTACGACGAGGAGATCGCGTACGTGGATTCGCAGGTCGGCCGTCTTCTCGAGGGCGTCGACCAGCGACTCGGCGGCGATTCGACGCTGACGATCCTGACGGCAGATCACGGCGAAAGCCTGATGGACCACGAGGACTGGTTCCGGCACGCGGTGCAGGTTTACGACACGATGACCAGGGTACCGCTGATGCTGCGCGGGCCCGGCGTCCAAAGCGGTCGCAGCGACCTGCCGACGAGCGGCCTCGACGTCGCGCCGACGATCCTCGCGGCTGCGGGGGCGCCGCCGCTGCCGTCGACGCCCGACGTGGACCTTCGCAGCGGACGCGGCCTCGATGCTTCGCGCATCATCTATACCGAGGCCTCGTTTCCTGCCCGCGACGGCGGCGACCAGTGGCGCGCCGCGATCCAGAACAACCGGAAATGGGCGATCGGCGTGCGTCCGGGCGACTGCCGCGCCGAGCTTCGCCGTTACGACCTCGCCGCGGATCCCGACGAGCTGACGATCAAGGTCTGGAACGAAGACGGCGAGGCGCCGCGCTCGCTGCTTCGCCTCTGCCAGCAGGATCCCGATCCGGCCGGCGTACCGAAGACGTGGGCGTTCGGCGCCACGCTCAAAGGTCCGAAGACGGCGACCAACGCGGACGCCGAAAAGCTGAGCGGCCTGAAAGCCCTCGGGTACGCCGACTGA
- a CDS encoding glycosyltransferase family 2 protein gives MRKLIIIPAWNEARSIADVVARCRREAGGFDVLVIDDGSGDATASLAASAGAAVVSHPFNIRYGAALQTGYLYALRHGYDLVVQIDADGQHDPADASVLAAPILAGTADLVVGSRFHAASTYEMPPLRRLGSAWFRTLVRTLVGLELSDPTSGLQALSRGVLELYATDSFPLDYPDADVLVLAARSGFRIVDVPANMRSAAGSPSMHAGIGVLYYVYKMTLSVVMNAIRPVTVRRRDTRDAAGRAEAA, from the coding sequence ATGCGCAAGCTCATCATCATCCCGGCGTGGAACGAGGCCCGCTCGATCGCCGACGTCGTCGCGCGCTGCCGCCGCGAGGCGGGTGGCTTCGACGTTCTCGTGATCGACGACGGCTCCGGCGACGCTACCGCGTCGCTGGCGGCAAGCGCCGGTGCGGCCGTCGTCTCGCATCCGTTCAATATCCGCTACGGCGCCGCGCTGCAGACCGGCTACCTCTACGCCCTGCGCCACGGCTACGACCTCGTCGTGCAGATCGACGCCGACGGACAGCACGACCCGGCCGACGCGTCGGTGCTGGCCGCGCCCATTCTTGCCGGCACGGCCGACCTCGTCGTCGGATCGCGTTTCCACGCAGCGTCGACTTATGAAATGCCGCCTCTTCGAAGACTCGGCAGCGCGTGGTTCCGTACCCTCGTGCGGACCCTCGTCGGACTCGAGCTGAGTGATCCGACCTCCGGCCTCCAGGCCCTGTCGCGCGGAGTCCTCGAGCTCTACGCCACCGATTCCTTTCCCCTCGACTATCCGGACGCCGACGTGCTCGTGCTCGCTGCGCGCAGCGGCTTTCGCATAGTCGACGTGCCGGCCAACATGCGCTCGGCAGCGGGCTCGCCGTCGATGCACGCGGGCATCGGCGTGCTGTACTACGTCTACAAGATGACGCTGTCGGTCGTCATGAACGCGATTCGCCCGGTGACGGTCCGGCGCCGCGACACGCGGGATGCGGCCGGCCGCGCAGAGGCGGCATGA
- a CDS encoding DUF2304 domain-containing protein — translation MTEEQLRNLLLAESDTTAVRVVALMVALALFAAVFEAVRRRRLSESLTPIWLTCALAVLVLAIDLKLLERMTGLIGAWTPSSTVFFFALLFLLAIALSYGVVLTRLGRQVTRLTQEIAMLRARLRDDGD, via the coding sequence ATGACCGAGGAACAGCTTCGCAACCTGCTGCTTGCCGAGTCCGACACGACGGCCGTGCGCGTGGTTGCACTGATGGTGGCGCTCGCGCTTTTCGCCGCCGTCTTCGAAGCGGTGCGGCGCCGTCGTCTTTCCGAAAGCCTGACGCCGATCTGGCTTACCTGCGCCCTGGCCGTGCTCGTGCTCGCCATCGACCTCAAGCTGCTCGAGAGGATGACGGGCCTCATCGGAGCGTGGACGCCGAGCTCGACGGTATTTTTCTTCGCGCTGCTGTTCCTGCTCGCGATCGCGCTGTCGTACGGTGTCGTGCTCACCCGGCTCGGCCGCCAGGTGACGCGGCTGACCCAGGAAATCGCCATGCTGCGCGCAAGGCTGCGCGATGACGGCGACTGA
- a CDS encoding class I SAM-dependent methyltransferase, with protein sequence MTATDAAAATVPCPLCGDPGQRRTRYALSAFDVVECPRCGGLQRDPLPGPAEMAGYYSDPRYIDGSYFDVDDGGVEARIFSETLGALATRRTSLQLAPTGRLLDVGAGSGAFLRMAMHRSWDAQGVELSPELAARAAATSAAVVVCGDFETAALPSSSYDAITMWDVLEHTIDPGRVLDRARALLADRGVLVVLTIDAASLFNVVADLAWRASAHLVKSPLELLYDKRHNHYFTGASLSVLLGRHGFRVEQSRSHRAHLGRWLSEPAPAAVVAGGAILDALSVPLRRCYRQLLFCVGA encoded by the coding sequence ATGACGGCGACTGACGCTGCCGCGGCCACTGTTCCATGCCCGCTGTGCGGCGATCCCGGGCAACGCCGCACGCGCTACGCGCTCTCCGCGTTCGACGTCGTCGAGTGCCCGCGCTGCGGCGGGCTGCAGCGGGACCCTCTTCCCGGGCCCGCGGAAATGGCCGGGTATTACAGCGATCCCCGTTACATCGACGGCAGTTACTTCGACGTCGATGACGGCGGAGTCGAGGCGCGGATCTTCTCGGAGACTCTCGGTGCGCTCGCGACGCGCAGGACCTCCTTGCAGCTTGCGCCGACGGGCCGTCTTCTGGATGTCGGAGCGGGATCGGGAGCCTTCCTGCGTATGGCCATGCACAGAAGCTGGGATGCCCAGGGCGTCGAGCTTTCGCCGGAGCTCGCGGCAAGGGCCGCGGCAACCAGCGCCGCCGTTGTCGTCTGCGGCGATTTCGAGACCGCTGCGCTTCCGTCTTCGAGCTACGACGCGATCACGATGTGGGACGTGCTCGAGCATACGATCGACCCGGGCCGGGTGCTCGATCGCGCCCGCGCACTGCTCGCCGACCGCGGCGTTCTCGTCGTGCTGACCATCGATGCCGCCAGCCTCTTCAACGTCGTCGCCGACCTCGCCTGGCGCGCGAGCGCGCATCTGGTCAAGTCTCCGCTCGAGCTGCTCTACGACAAGAGGCACAACCATTACTTCACCGGGGCGAGCCTTTCGGTGCTGCTCGGCCGCCACGGGTTTCGCGTCGAGCAGAGTCGAAGCCATCGCGCGCACCTCGGCCGCTGGCTGAGCGAGCCCGCGCCGGCCGCCGTCGTCGCCGGAGGTGCAATTCTCGATGCGCTGTCGGTGCCGCTGCGGCGCTGCTATCGCCAGCTCCTGTTCTGCGTGGGCGCATGA
- a CDS encoding sigma-54 dependent transcriptional regulator has translation MADIVLVEDEDVLRRYLAGTLQRLEHTVRAAETAEDGLRLIEEGEPDILLSDFRLPGMTGYELLQSVKESFPSVSVVLLTAHGTVEDAVAAMRAGASDYLTKPVNLQELGLIIDRCLASKGLRNELDYYRKRDLAPGSAHDDAEPDTVGLVGEAASVRALRELLLRLAAHQKRGGGGPTVLITGETGTGKGLIARALHRAAPRHDAPFIEVNCAALPDHLLEAELMGYERGAFTGAIRSKPGLFEAAEGGTIFLDEIGRMSLDLQAKILKVIDERVLRRLGSTRDRVLRCSVVTASHLDLEAAVQRGSFLPDLYHRINVFRIQSPPLRERGDDIVLLADHFLTRHAAEYGLTPPQLTERARAALAAYSWPGNVRELAHAMERAVVLSQRDVIDAEDISLFSIGDARPAAGDGSTAPRSIRSPGEFRLDFSSGPISLEEIEQLALRQAFEHADGNRTVAAKLLDMSKDTLRYRLEKFQIG, from the coding sequence ATGGCCGATATCGTTCTGGTCGAAGACGAGGATGTCCTGCGGCGCTATCTCGCCGGCACCCTGCAAAGGCTCGAGCACACCGTCCGGGCGGCCGAGACCGCCGAGGACGGACTGCGCCTGATCGAAGAAGGAGAGCCGGACATCCTGCTGAGCGACTTCCGGTTGCCGGGCATGACCGGCTACGAACTTCTCCAATCCGTCAAGGAATCGTTTCCGTCGGTCTCGGTGGTGCTGCTGACCGCGCACGGAACGGTCGAAGATGCCGTGGCCGCGATGCGCGCCGGCGCCAGCGACTATCTCACCAAGCCGGTCAACCTCCAGGAGCTCGGCCTGATCATCGATCGCTGCCTGGCGAGCAAGGGCCTGCGCAACGAGCTCGACTACTACCGCAAGCGCGATCTCGCGCCCGGCTCGGCGCACGACGATGCGGAGCCCGATACCGTCGGGCTCGTCGGCGAAGCTGCCTCCGTGCGAGCGCTTCGCGAATTGCTGCTGCGCCTTGCCGCACACCAGAAGCGCGGCGGCGGCGGGCCGACCGTCCTCATCACCGGAGAAACTGGAACCGGCAAGGGCTTGATCGCGCGCGCGCTCCACCGCGCAGCTCCGCGCCACGACGCGCCGTTCATCGAGGTGAACTGCGCCGCGCTCCCCGACCATCTTCTCGAAGCCGAGCTGATGGGCTACGAGCGCGGCGCTTTCACCGGTGCGATTCGTTCCAAGCCGGGCCTTTTCGAAGCGGCCGAAGGCGGAACGATCTTCCTCGACGAGATCGGCCGCATGAGCCTCGACCTGCAGGCCAAGATCCTGAAGGTCATCGACGAAAGGGTGCTGCGAAGGCTCGGCAGCACGCGCGACCGCGTGCTGCGCTGCTCGGTCGTCACGGCCTCGCACCTGGATCTGGAGGCTGCGGTGCAGCGCGGCAGCTTCCTGCCCGACCTCTACCACCGCATCAACGTGTTCCGCATCCAGTCACCGCCGCTTCGCGAACGCGGAGACGACATCGTGCTGCTCGCAGACCATTTCCTGACACGCCACGCGGCAGAGTACGGCCTTACTCCCCCGCAGCTCACCGAGCGCGCGAGGGCGGCGCTGGCCGCCTATTCGTGGCCGGGCAACGTGCGCGAGCTGGCGCACGCGATGGAGCGCGCCGTCGTGCTGAGCCAGCGCGACGTGATTGACGCGGAAGACATCAGCCTGTTCTCGATCGGCGACGCCAGGCCGGCCGCCGGCGACGGATCGACCGCTCCGCGCTCGATCCGCTCTCCCGGAGAATTTCGCCTCGATTTTTCGTCGGGACCGATCTCGCTGGAGGAGATCGAGCAGCTTGCGCTGCGCCAGGCCTTCGAGCACGCCGACGGAAACCGCACGGTGGCCGCAAAGCTTCTGGACATGTCGAAAGACACGCTGCGCTACCGCCTGGAGAAATTCCAGATCGGCTGA
- a CDS encoding TetR/AcrR family transcriptional regulator, which translates to MTSTRLAERAQQAQSGRPSGAVRPGVRNQILEAALVEFAEKGFQEASLAAIARRLGVTAPLVLYHFGSKANLWREALEVFCASFAATVNEAIAQGNELEGRDALRLIVRRLVHFFAANRAAYRLMRDEGGVDSGHDEWFATRNLNPVIRRIENVYNRAIQEGAMRAAPFETTFFMILGAISCYLESRALAAHLFGASDEREHWIDDYADQVVGLCFEGLLIAPRRERPMLAALRAATMTVSEASLR; encoded by the coding sequence ATGACTTCCACACGCCTCGCAGAGCGCGCCCAGCAGGCCCAGTCGGGCCGACCGTCCGGAGCTGTCCGCCCCGGCGTTCGCAACCAGATCCTGGAGGCAGCCCTCGTCGAGTTCGCCGAGAAGGGGTTCCAGGAGGCCTCGCTGGCCGCCATCGCACGGCGCCTCGGCGTCACCGCGCCGCTGGTGCTCTATCACTTCGGATCCAAGGCCAACCTGTGGCGCGAGGCCCTCGAAGTCTTCTGCGCCAGCTTTGCGGCCACCGTCAACGAGGCCATCGCCCAGGGCAACGAGCTCGAGGGCCGCGATGCGCTGCGCCTGATCGTGCGCCGCCTCGTGCACTTCTTCGCTGCCAACCGCGCCGCCTACCGGCTCATGCGTGACGAAGGCGGCGTCGATTCCGGTCACGACGAGTGGTTCGCGACGCGCAACCTGAACCCCGTGATCCGCCGCATCGAGAACGTCTACAACCGCGCGATCCAGGAAGGCGCAATGCGCGCGGCGCCGTTCGAGACGACGTTCTTCATGATCCTCGGTGCGATCTCCTGCTACCTCGAGTCGCGGGCACTGGCTGCCCATCTTTTCGGCGCAAGCGACGAGCGTGAGCACTGGATCGACGACTACGCCGACCAGGTCGTCGGACTCTGCTTCGAGGGCCTGCTCATTGCGCCGCGGCGCGAGCGCCCGATGCTCGCTGCGCTTCGCGCGGCGACGATGACGGTTTCGGAGGCTTCACTGCGATGA
- a CDS encoding DoxX family membrane protein gives MESMLTKVIRILLGLLLVFAGLNKFFGFAPNPQHNAEASAFLGALVATGYLLRLVAIVEIATGLAFLAGRYVALATVVLAPLALNIVLFHVMLDLSGAGPGLFVGAATLYLLVANLPKYQDMLAPR, from the coding sequence ATGGAAAGCATGCTCACCAAGGTGATTCGCATCCTTCTCGGACTGCTGCTCGTGTTCGCCGGCCTCAATAAATTTTTCGGATTCGCGCCCAATCCCCAGCACAACGCGGAAGCCTCGGCCTTCCTCGGCGCTCTCGTCGCCACCGGCTACCTGCTCCGGCTCGTCGCGATCGTCGAGATCGCGACCGGCCTTGCTTTCCTCGCCGGGCGTTACGTCGCGCTTGCAACCGTCGTGCTGGCGCCGCTGGCGCTCAACATCGTGCTGTTCCACGTCATGCTCGATCTCAGCGGAGCGGGACCGGGACTGTTCGTCGGCGCAGCGACGCTCTACCTGCTCGTCGCGAACCTGCCGAAGTACCAGGACATGCTCGCGCCGCGCTGA
- a CDS encoding class I adenylate-forming enzyme family protein, giving the protein MQIKYEDILQQMTGPGGPFEIAVEMVGGRPMKNFVARERSIREKIVAASARDGQTLLVYGDRRYSDRDFARLVFGVGERLVADHGLQKGDRVAVLAVNRPEWLLAAFGATSVAGIGVALNGWWQTDELEYGLRDSGSRFLVVDDRLFARVAPVLGRIPTLEKVFYVGEHAPAGTTPFSSLMQPTDTVPTQPIDEDDPFMILYTSGTTGRSKGCITTHRGTIAQVLGILFAGIAGSILSGSELIPSGGEPSALVTSPLFHVGGLHSGICTQITAGIKIVLLEGKFDPDRVMQMIEKEKITMWPAIPTMLHRVVHSPNIADYDLSSLLSVSFGGAPTAPETIDRARAVLPVEPSFSNAYGLTETHGVATVNAGKALLGRKTSAGRVAPMLDCRIVDSDGREVAAGSLGEVLFYGPTITPGYWNRPDATAETVRDGWLHTGDLGYLDEEGFLYIVDRVKDMILRGGENVYCVEIENLLAEHPEIDEAAIVGVPDAEMGERVKAIVRRVAGSTIDAEAVRRHVASRMAAFKVPEFVEFTNEPLPRNPAGKILKNELRKTT; this is encoded by the coding sequence GTGCAGATCAAATACGAGGACATTCTTCAGCAGATGACGGGTCCCGGGGGCCCTTTCGAGATCGCCGTCGAGATGGTCGGCGGCAGGCCGATGAAGAATTTCGTCGCGCGCGAGCGCTCGATCCGCGAAAAAATCGTTGCCGCCTCGGCGCGGGACGGGCAGACCCTCCTGGTCTACGGGGACCGCCGCTACAGCGATCGCGATTTCGCGCGCCTCGTCTTCGGCGTCGGCGAGCGCCTGGTCGCCGACCACGGGCTGCAAAAAGGTGACCGCGTCGCCGTGCTCGCGGTCAACCGGCCCGAGTGGCTGCTGGCTGCGTTTGGCGCAACGTCGGTTGCCGGCATCGGCGTCGCGCTCAACGGCTGGTGGCAGACCGACGAGCTCGAGTACGGCCTCCGCGACTCCGGCTCTCGCTTCCTCGTCGTCGACGACCGGCTTTTCGCCCGCGTCGCGCCCGTGCTCGGCCGCATCCCGACGCTCGAGAAAGTCTTCTACGTCGGAGAGCACGCGCCGGCCGGCACGACTCCGTTCTCGTCACTGATGCAGCCGACCGACACGGTGCCCACGCAGCCCATCGACGAAGACGATCCGTTCATGATCCTCTACACGTCGGGTACGACGGGGCGCTCCAAAGGTTGCATCACCACGCATCGCGGAACGATCGCTCAGGTGCTCGGCATCCTGTTCGCGGGCATTGCAGGCTCGATCCTGTCGGGCAGCGAGCTGATTCCTTCGGGCGGCGAGCCTTCGGCGCTCGTCACTTCGCCGCTGTTCCACGTCGGCGGACTGCATTCGGGCATCTGCACGCAGATCACGGCCGGCATCAAGATCGTGCTGCTCGAGGGCAAGTTCGATCCCGACCGCGTAATGCAGATGATCGAGAAGGAAAAAATCACGATGTGGCCGGCGATCCCGACGATGCTCCACCGCGTCGTGCACTCGCCGAACATCGCCGACTACGACCTGTCGAGCCTTCTCAGCGTCTCGTTCGGCGGCGCGCCCACGGCGCCGGAGACCATCGACAGGGCGCGCGCAGTGCTGCCGGTGGAGCCGAGTTTTTCGAACGCGTACGGCCTTACCGAAACCCACGGCGTCGCGACGGTGAACGCCGGAAAGGCGCTGCTCGGCCGCAAGACCTCGGCCGGCCGCGTCGCGCCGATGCTCGACTGCAGGATCGTCGACAGCGACGGTCGCGAAGTCGCCGCAGGCTCGCTCGGCGAAGTGCTGTTTTACGGGCCGACGATCACGCCCGGCTACTGGAACCGTCCCGACGCGACCGCCGAGACGGTGCGCGACGGCTGGCTGCATACCGGGGACCTCGGCTACCTCGACGAAGAGGGATTTCTCTACATCGTCGACCGCGTCAAGGACATGATCCTGCGCGGAGGCGAGAACGTGTACTGCGTCGAGATCGAGAACCTCCTCGCCGAGCACCCGGAGATCGACGAAGCCGCAATCGTCGGCGTGCCCGACGCCGAGATGGGAGAGCGCGTCAAGGCGATCGTACGCCGTGTCGCCGGCTCGACGATCGATGCCGAAGCGGTGCGCCGCCACGTCGCCTCGCGCATGGCGGCGTTCAAGGTGCCGGAGTTCGTCGAGTTCACGAACGAGCCGCTGCCGCGAAATCCGGCGGGGAAGATCCTGAAGAACGAGCTTCGAAAGACGACGTGA